A genomic region of Antennarius striatus isolate MH-2024 chromosome 4, ASM4005453v1, whole genome shotgun sequence contains the following coding sequences:
- the LOC137593700 gene encoding prolactin-like, translated as MKKVCISALTLVYLELSMRVGTAPICAYGQAGCHTLSLADLFDRVIQQSSRMQGISRDLHSEFEQNVFPSKNLIGKRKCHTHGILTPDDKENAQRLGKDQLTEVILRLLGAWGDPMSQLYRSMSQDQNQGFNPYSSNKALEISDIVHELRDGVAKMAQRMKLLGVIGYNASPEISVPSSTFSFYKHGELNTMGQQDLLYCFRRDSNKVKNYLRILKCTTVAGNDC; from the exons ATGAAAAAGG TTTGCATTTCAGCTCTAACACTGGTGTACCTGGAGCTTTCTATGAGGGTTGGTACCGCCCCCATCTGTGCCTATGGACAGGCGGGATGTCATACTCTTTCTCTGGCAGATCTCTTCGACAGAGTCATACAACAGTCCTCAAGAATGCAAGGCATCTCTAGAGATCTGCATTCTGAATtt GAGCAAAATGTCTTTCCCAGCAAGAATCTCATTGGAAAACGaaaatgccacacacatggCATACTAACTCCTGACGATAAAGAGAATGCTCAAAGGCTAGGG AAAGATCAACTGACAGAGGTAATCCTGAGGCTATTGGGGGCCTGGGGTGATCCCATGTCACAGCTTTACAGAAGCATGTCTCAAGATCAGAATCAAGGCTTTAACCCCTACAGCTCCAACAAGGCTCTAGAGATCAGCGATATTGTTCATGAGCTAAGAGATGGAGTGGCCAAGATGGCTCAGAGG ATGAAGTTGTTGGGAGTGATCGGCTATAATGCGAGTCCTGAGATTTCGGTCCCTTCTTCTACCTTTTCCTTCTACAAACACGGAGAGCTCAACACAATGGGCCAACAGGATCTTCTCTACTGCTTCCGCAGAGACTCAAACAAAGTCAAAAATTATCTACGTATTCTGAAATGCACCACTGTCGCCGGAAATGACTGTTGA